One Oryza glaberrima chromosome 10, OglaRS2, whole genome shotgun sequence DNA segment encodes these proteins:
- the LOC127752734 gene encoding uncharacterized protein LOC127752734 translates to MSHRRGRATSPAAPVTLPDDDDLLAEILLRLPPLPSSLPRASLVCNRWRRLVTDPAFHRRFRARHHRNPPIIGVFADDFGFPFFRSVMDPPDLIPRERFSMRLGEDEVRKERMFCGCRHGRVLLLDRKQNEIVLWDPDTGDHRRGGIPPEIDGKEKIVWNGAALCAAAAAADDDGHVHGGFSCCPFNVALVGVASNNTQMFACFYTSETGRWSNLIFTPAPFLVFAFVDPGILVGHSLYWFPTGLGSAILQFDLDRQTLAVIEWPSNPNCYSHYMSQIFLAEGGYLGLVTLSYDSLQIWERKVCSEGVTRWVLQRTAELNKVLELGSGVKTSHLVRLGYAEDVKVMLLCADSSVFMLQIDSLQSRKLWETNIMSSLHPYASTYVAGI, encoded by the coding sequence AtgagccaccgccgcggccgcgccacctcaccggcggcgccggtgaccctgccggacgacgacgacctcctcgccgagatcctcctccgcctcccgccgctgccctcctcgctcccccgcgcctccctcgtctGCAACCGCTGGCGCCGCCTCGTCACCGACCCCGCCTTCCACCGCCGCTTCCGCGCCCGCCACCACCGGAATCCCCCCATCATCGGCGTCTTTGCCGACGACTTCGGCTTCCCCTTCTTCCGGTCCGTGATGGATCCGCCGGATCTCATCCCAAGGGAGCGCTTCTCGATGCGGCTCGGCGAGGACGAGGTCCGCAAAGAGCGGATGTTCTGCGgatgccgccatggccgcgtcctcctcctggACCGGAAGCAGAACGAGATCGTCCTCTGGGACCCCGACACCGGCGACCACCGCCGGGGGGGCATTCCGCCGGAGATAGACGGCAAGGAGAAGATCGTCTGGAACGGGGCGGCGctctgtgccgccgccgccgccgccgacgacgacggccacgTTCACGGCGGATTCAGCTGTTGCCCCTTCAATGTTGCCTTGGTGGGCGTGGCCAGCAACAACACACAAATGTTCGCTTGCTTCTACACATCGGAGACCGGCAGATGGAGCAATCTCATCTTCACTCCTGCTCCATTCTTGGTCTTTGCTTTTGTTGATcctggcatactcgttggccaTTCCCTGTATTGGTTCCCCACTGGTCTTGGCAGTGCCATTCTTCAGTTTGATTTGGATAGGCAAACCCTTGCTGTGATTGAGTGGCCTTCCAATCCAAATTGTTATAGCCACTACATGTCTCAGATCTTTCTGGCAGAAGGTGGTTATCTTGGCCTTGTCACTCTGTCGTACGACAGCCTTCAAATATGGGAGAGGAAGGTCTGTTCTGAAGGTGTTACCAGATGGGTGCTGCAGAGGACAGCTGAGCTAAACAAGGTTCTTGAACTGGGGTCTGGGGTCAAGACAAGTCATTTAGTGAGATTGGGTTATGCTGAGGATGTTAAGGTGATGCTTCTATGTGCTGATTCCAGTGTCTTCATGCTACAAATT
- the LOC127752735 gene encoding uncharacterized protein LOC127752735, which translates to MNRLRHRRAISLAPPVTLPDDDDLLSEILLHLPPRPSSLPRASLVCKRWRRLVTDPAFHRRFRARHRNPPPLIGVFEDYLGYPFFRSVLDPPDLIPRERFRLRLAEDEGGQWHFYGCRHGRLLLFNRAKNEIVVWVPDTGDHRQVAVPPEIDGKEKIIWNGAVLSAATADDGPFRVVLVGVAGNNTQMFACVYCSESGKWSDLISVAAPFLVFFFRDPGILAGNALYWMAYGERWLTVLQFDLDKQTLSVIEWPYDSEPYSQTWLTEGDCLGAATLSRSSLQMWERKVCSGGVAKWVLQKTYELKNVLNPEFRLKIGYLTKLGYAQDIKVMFLWADHSVFMLQLDTLQAKKVWESCVITPIHPYASTYVAGI; encoded by the exons ATGAAccgcctccgccatcgccgcgccaTCTCActggcgccgccggtgaccctgccggacgacgacgacctcctaTCCGagatcctcctccacctcccgccgcgcccctcctcgctcccccgcgcctccctcgtctGCAAGCGCTGGCGCCGCCTCGTCACCGACCCCGCCTTCCACCGCCGCTTCCGCGCCCGCCACCGGAATCCACCACCCCTCATCGGCGTCTTCGAGGACTACCTCGGGTACCCCTTCTTCCGGTCCGTTCTGGACCCGCCGGATCTCATCCCAAGGGAGCGCTTCAGGCTGCGGCTCGCCGAGGACGAGGGCGGCCAGTGGCACTTCTACGgctgccgccatggccgcctcctcctcttcaaccGGGCGAAGAATGAGATCGTTGTGTGGGTCCCCGACACCGGCGACCACCGCCAGGTGGCCGTTCCGCCGGAGATTGACGGCAAGGAGAAGATCATTTGGAATGGGGCAGTGCTGTCtgctgccaccgccgacgacggcccCTTCAGGGTGGTGTTGGTAGGCGTCGCCGGCAACAACACACAGATGTTCGCCTGCGTTTACTGCTCGGAGTCTGGCAAATGGAGTGATCTCATCTCGGTAGCTGCTCCATTCTTGGTGTTTTTCTTTCGTGATCCTGGCATACTTGCTGGCAATGCCCTGTATTGGATGGCTTATGGTGAACGTTGGCTTACCGTTCTTCAGTTTGATTTGGATAAGCAAACCCTCAGCGTGATTGAATGGCCCTACGATTCCGAGCCATACAGTCAGACCTGGCTGACAGAAGGTGATTGTCTTGGCGCCGCCACTTTGTCTCGCAGCAGCCTTCAAATGTGGGAGAGGAAAGTCTGTTCTGGAGGTGTTGCCAAGTGGGTGCTGCAGAAGACGTATGAGCTGAAGAATGTTCTTAACCCGGAGTTTAGGTTGAAGATAGGGTATTTAACAAAACTGGGGTATGCTCAGGATATCAAGGTGATGTTTCTATGGGCTGATCACAGTGTCTTCATGCTCCAACTTGATACGTTGCAGGCCAAGAAAGTTTGGGAAAGTTGTGTCATCACGCCAATTCATCCCTACGCAAGTACTTATGTTGCAG GTATCTAG